One Cryptomeria japonica chromosome 9, Sugi_1.0, whole genome shotgun sequence genomic window carries:
- the LOC131049056 gene encoding uncharacterized protein LOC131049056: protein MILIRQRFKEASDRQKSYADRNGTFRQFLVGDKVFLRVKPHKSSISFRKSSKLALIFVGLFDVLEVINPVAYKLALPPSPSHIHDVFHVSFLKSYHPDASHILDWHALQVQDLGVVLVEPIQILDQCNVKLHNRDIAQYRVQWDQYSVDSATWENAKEIDRAFPHLRT, encoded by the coding sequence ATGATATTAATCAGACAAAGGTTTAAGGAGGCATCAGATAGACAGAAGAGCTATGCAGATAGGAACGGGACTTTCAGACAATTTTTAGTAGGAGACAAAGTGTTTTTGAGGGTCAAACCTCATAAAAGTTCCATATCATTTAGAAAATCATCAAAGCTTGCTCTGATATTTGTGGGTCTGTTTGATGTGTTGGAAGTGATCAACCCAGTAGCATACAAACTTGCCTTACCTCCTTCTCCTTCCCatatccatgatgtgttccatgtGTCTTTTCTTAAGTCGTATCATCCTGATGCTTCTCATATACTTGATTGGCATGCCTTACAGGTTCAAGATCTGGGAGTGGTGCTGGTGGAGCCCATCCAAATTCTAGATCAATGCAACGTTAAGTTGCATAATAGAGATATTGCTCAGTACAGGGTCCAATGGGACCAATATTCTGTGGATAGTGCCACATGGGAAAATGCTAAGGAGATAGATCGTGCTTTTCCTCATTTGAGGACTTAA